From the Oryzias melastigma strain HK-1 linkage group LG13, ASM292280v2, whole genome shotgun sequence genome, the window AATATTACAATAGTCAAAAATTGCCACAAAAAGACAGAATACATTCAAGGTCTGTGAAGGCATCACGTTCGGGTTATCTGAGGGGATTTCTCTCAgaagagtttctttttttttttttgcaggtttcTGGTTGTAGAGAATTCAtccacaaacacaagaaaagttttAATATCATTCAATAATGTCGCCGCAAATCTGatgaaacacataaaaactctaaaatctcCAAACGTTATCtgtacactaaaaaaaaaagatcatttctaAAAGTGCGGCTGCAGCCTGTGCACCACAGTCCGATGATGAGACCTGAAGGAACACTCCGTGCAAAAGCCTGTTGCCGTGGAAACAGGTGGGTTCGTGCAACAGCGTCCAGCGACCAGAACGCCACTGCTGCTCCGACCACAAACTCCTGCTTCTGTGCAGCAGAGGCCGTCTTCTTCagctaaaaaaagttaaaacaatcgTTTCCTGAACAGCAGACCGGAGATTTATGTGCAAGTTACGTCCCTCCTGAGCTGCAAACATTCATGCAACAGTCGCTTCCTTAAAAATGTCCTTCAGCCCCTCCCGTACTCGGGGGGTGTGGCCGGTAAAACGGTCACTGTAGCTTCATCTCCAGGTTTTCCTGATGCTGGTGAGCTGCAGCCCGCCAGGAAAGTGCAGGCAGAGCAGGCGCCATCCGTCCACGGAACGCCGTCGTTCATCCTTCAGGTGTCCTTGACGGCCGGGACGTGCAGCTGCCGGGCGTCCCCGTCTCTGGGACGCGACGACGGGACCTCCTCGTACGGAGGCGGGGGGTTGTCCGGGCTGTGGCTGGGGAGCAGAGGCTGGAGGCTGCCATCAGGCTGGCGGCTGGCGCTCTCCTGAGAGAGCAGGAGCTGCGTGGGGCCAGGCGAGGAGCAGGCGGGGATCCGCTGACCCCAGCTGCCGTACACCGCCTCCTCGTAGGAGGGGAGGGAGACGGGGAGTCCGTCCACCATCAGGTCCAGCTGGTCTGAGGAGCGCCGGCTGCTGGGAGGAGGACATGGAGGTTCATCAGTgccagaataaaataaaactttacattttctctgAAGCTTCTCCACTTACCCTCGAGATTGACAGGGATAGAGGCGGGACTTGACCACCAAACAGGCAGTGGTGGTGAGCAGGAAGATGGACACGCCCACCGCGGTGGTGGCCATGCTGGGCATGGAGTCATTGGCAGGAGTCTCAGACCTCGGTGgggaacctaaaaaaaaaaaaacaaataaagaaacctTCACTGATGGAGAACTATCAAAGTAAACGATCACAAACGAatagacagctggttccacattcAGTatcaggtttattagttcagacaggaatgaagcccagctaaaagtccacaaagctaaatcagggtcagacaggaaGAGGTCAACCAGGAGAATAGAATCATCAGAGAAGAGatgtcagggtccaggcgagggtcagggcaggcggcaataAACAGgctcagaaacagaagatcaggtccagatagaaacgctcggtaatgcaggcagagtggcactaacaatacttcgcactgagtgaggctctgtgatTGGCAATGAGAGTCTGCTGAGAACATCcaggggttgctgggagatgtagtgggTTTAGTACTTtggaaacttctttttttgacacagagggtccttaaccatggaTCAAGCTTTGATGACTTGGAAATGTGTTCCAGgaacacaattttaagattaattttcttcatatatgtcctccatgaaGAACATGCTGCAAcagcacgt encodes:
- the zgc:152863 gene encoding sushi domain-containing protein 6 isoform X2; its protein translation is MSASVFDPCGRVSLVRGLLLLTSTLLVTEGRLLNCSHPLVPEHGGFRCEPSPCRGFPHRSTIRFFCETGYHVSRRKPFSSCRHGRWDPPMPTCVPVKGSPPRSETPANDSMPSMATTAVGVSIFLLTTTACLVVKSRLYPCQSRGRRSSDQLDLMVDGLPVSLPSYEEAVYGSWGQRIPACSSPGPTQLLLSQESASRQPDGSLQPLLPSHSPDNPPPPYEEVPSSRPRDGDARQLHVPAVKDT
- the zgc:152863 gene encoding sushi domain-containing protein 6 isoform X1, encoding MSASVFDPCGRVSLVRGLLLLTSTLLVTEGRLLNCSHPLVPEHGGFRCEPSPCRGFPHRSTIRFFCETGYHVSRRKPFSSCRHGRWDPPMPTCVPVKGSPPRSETPANDSMPSMATTAVGVSIFLLTTTACLVVKSRLYPCQSRGSRRSSDQLDLMVDGLPVSLPSYEEAVYGSWGQRIPACSSPGPTQLLLSQESASRQPDGSLQPLLPSHSPDNPPPPYEEVPSSRPRDGDARQLHVPAVKDT